The Methanobacterium formicicum genome includes a region encoding these proteins:
- a CDS encoding bifunctional ADP-dependent NAD(P)H-hydrate dehydratase/NAD(P)H-hydrate epimerase, which produces MTPKDMMVADANAEAMGIPRTSLMENAGRGLSQVISQHKEPCKVTIYAGNGGNGGDGFVAARYLLNMGFEVGVYLLSDPALIKSREARLNWEVLQSISKGTSPLKVEVLKDSAYLHPTSAEVVVDALLGTGVRGNLREPVSTAVDVINQARGLKVAVDMPTGVDPGSGMVDDKAVRADITVTFHKVKVGLNIASVEYVGSIEVCDIGIPLEAELFTGPGDLLRRGRRDEKSHKGQNGKVLVIGGSKEYSGAPALAALAALGGGVDISVVACPKELSPIIRSYSPDLIVHRLSNEFLNPKDTEELIKLSEKFDAVVLGCGIGREEETALAVNDLVVEIGKPMVIDADALKMLGPGVIPRRIHDTVITPHAGEFYEFSGRTPPQDLQDKMEMVKEVALESESTVLLKGAVDIIARTDRIKLNRTGNPGMSVGGTGDCLAGLTGALLAQGHGGFEAAFLAAYINGMAGDLAAEEYGYNFSATDLLSYIPRIF; this is translated from the coding sequence ATGACTCCTAAGGATATGATGGTTGCCGATGCCAATGCAGAAGCAATGGGCATTCCCCGAACTTCTCTAATGGAAAATGCTGGAAGAGGTCTCTCCCAAGTAATATCTCAACATAAAGAGCCCTGTAAAGTTACAATATATGCCGGTAATGGTGGAAACGGTGGAGATGGATTTGTAGCAGCCAGGTATCTGTTGAATATGGGTTTTGAAGTGGGAGTATACCTATTATCTGACCCGGCTCTGATAAAATCCAGGGAGGCCCGTTTAAACTGGGAAGTTCTCCAGTCCATAAGTAAGGGCACCAGCCCCCTAAAAGTGGAGGTGTTAAAAGATTCAGCCTACCTGCACCCCACTTCTGCAGAAGTGGTAGTCGACGCCCTGTTAGGCACTGGTGTCAGGGGCAATCTTCGCGAACCTGTTTCCACGGCGGTGGATGTGATCAACCAGGCCAGAGGGCTCAAAGTAGCGGTGGACATGCCTACTGGAGTTGATCCGGGCTCTGGAATGGTTGATGATAAAGCAGTCCGGGCGGACATAACGGTAACCTTCCACAAAGTTAAAGTTGGTCTTAACATTGCCAGTGTGGAGTATGTGGGGAGTATAGAAGTCTGTGATATTGGAATACCCCTGGAAGCAGAACTCTTCACTGGTCCTGGGGACCTGCTGCGCCGGGGAAGAAGGGATGAAAAATCCCATAAGGGTCAAAATGGTAAAGTCCTGGTAATCGGAGGGAGTAAAGAGTATTCTGGTGCTCCAGCACTGGCTGCCCTTGCAGCTCTAGGTGGAGGTGTGGATATATCTGTGGTGGCATGCCCAAAGGAATTATCACCGATAATCCGCTCCTACTCTCCGGATCTGATTGTGCACCGCCTTTCCAATGAATTCCTTAACCCTAAAGACACTGAGGAACTGATTAAATTATCAGAAAAGTTTGATGCAGTAGTTTTAGGGTGTGGAATAGGTAGGGAAGAGGAAACTGCCCTGGCAGTAAATGATCTGGTGGTGGAAATTGGTAAACCCATGGTGATCGATGCCGATGCCCTGAAGATGTTGGGACCCGGAGTCATACCCCGGAGAATCCATGACACGGTGATAACACCCCATGCCGGGGAATTTTATGAATTTTCCGGAAGGACCCCTCCCCAGGATCTGCAGGATAAAATGGAAATGGTTAAGGAAGTGGCCCTGGAGTCGGAAAGTACGGTACTTTTGAAGGGTGCAGTGGATATCATTGCCCGTACTGACCGAATCAAACTTAACCGCACGGGAAATCCGGGCATGAGTGTGGGTGGAACCGGGGACTGTCTGGCTGGTTTAACTGGAGCACTGTTGGCCCAGGGGCATGGTGGATTTGAAGCTGCCTTTTTAGCGGCTTACATTAATGGAATGGCAGGAGACCTGGCCGCAGAAGAATATGGTTACAATTTTTCGGCTACAGATCTTTTAAGCTATATTCCTCGTATTTTCTAG
- a CDS encoding 4Fe-4S binding protein: protein MIVREWCMYCGECAGVCPLNIIQVRELTLEFDEEKCNNCKICVKACPVNALEEEVV, encoded by the coding sequence ATGATAGTTAGAGAATGGTGCATGTACTGTGGAGAGTGTGCCGGGGTTTGTCCCCTTAATATCATCCAAGTACGTGAGTTAACCCTGGAATTTGATGAAGAAAAATGTAATAACTGTAAAATATGTGTTAAGGCCTGCCCAGTTAATGCCCTGGAAGAAGAGGTGGTATGA
- a CDS encoding argininosuccinate synthase, whose protein sequence is MEKVVLAFSGGLDTSVCIKLLEEKYNKKVITACVDVGQPEDEITRPANLAAQMGMEHYTIDAKEEFAREFIFKAIKANAVYEGYPLSTALARPLIAMKIVELAEKVGAENIAHGCTGKGNDQFRFESIIRSHSDCTVIAPIRDLNLTRTEEVRYAQSHGIPLPSDKLYSIDENLWGRSIEGDILEDPMVETPEEAFSWTRSTEDAPDEAEVVEISFEEGVPTEINGELMVPLDIIRKANQIAGTHGIGRVDIMEDRIIGLKSRENYETPGAVLLIAAHRALEQLVLTREELKFAEIASQTYSELVYNGLWHEPLREDLDQLIDSMQGRVSGSVRVKLHKGNIRILGRESPFSLYQEDAVSFEDKEMDQREMAGMVKNYGIQAACYQDICRRK, encoded by the coding sequence ATGGAAAAAGTGGTCCTGGCGTTCAGCGGTGGGCTGGACACCTCAGTATGCATAAAATTACTGGAAGAAAAATATAACAAGAAAGTCATTACTGCCTGTGTGGATGTTGGGCAGCCGGAAGATGAAATCACCCGACCGGCAAACTTAGCTGCTCAAATGGGAATGGAACATTACACCATCGATGCCAAAGAGGAGTTTGCACGCGAATTCATATTCAAGGCTATTAAAGCCAACGCAGTTTACGAAGGTTATCCCCTGAGCACCGCCCTGGCTCGACCCCTAATTGCCATGAAGATCGTGGAACTGGCCGAAAAGGTGGGTGCGGAAAACATAGCCCACGGTTGCACTGGTAAAGGAAATGATCAGTTCCGTTTCGAATCCATCATCCGGTCCCATTCTGACTGCACCGTCATTGCCCCCATAAGGGACTTGAACCTCACCCGGACTGAAGAAGTGCGTTATGCCCAGTCCCATGGAATACCCCTACCTTCAGATAAGCTTTACAGTATCGACGAGAACCTATGGGGCCGTTCCATAGAAGGCGATATCCTGGAGGATCCCATGGTGGAAACCCCAGAAGAGGCATTCAGCTGGACACGTTCCACCGAGGATGCCCCGGATGAGGCAGAAGTAGTGGAGATCTCCTTCGAAGAAGGTGTTCCCACGGAGATTAACGGAGAATTAATGGTCCCCCTGGATATCATCCGCAAGGCCAACCAGATCGCCGGTACCCATGGTATAGGAAGAGTGGATATTATGGAGGACCGGATTATAGGACTTAAATCCCGTGAAAACTACGAAACCCCCGGTGCTGTCCTGTTAATTGCGGCCCACCGTGCCCTGGAGCAGCTGGTTTTAACCCGGGAAGAGTTAAAATTTGCAGAAATTGCCTCACAAACCTATTCCGAACTGGTGTACAATGGATTATGGCACGAACCTCTACGTGAAGATTTGGACCAGCTTATTGACAGTATGCAGGGTCGTGTGTCTGGTTCGGTGCGAGTGAAACTGCACAAGGGCAACATACGCATCCTGGGAAGAGAATCACCCTTCAGCCTGTACCAGGAAGATGCAGTTTCCTTCGAGGATAAGGAAATGGATCAGCGGGAAATGGCCGGTATGGTTAAAAACTACGGTATTCAGGCTGCCTGTTACCAGGATATCTGTCGCAGAAAATAA
- the mcrB gene encoding coenzyme-B sulfoethylthiotransferase subunit beta: MPTYEDKIDLYGADGKLLESDVPLEAVSPMLNPTIENIVQTVKRSVAVNLAGIEKSLEKAAYGGKANFIPGRELKLPIVDNVDTIAAKIEKMIRVDDEDDFNLKFINKGQQLLVQLPSQRMKMAGDYTVSTMVTGSAVVQAIIDTFDVDKFDASAIKTAVLGQYPQTVDFSGANVSALLGPPQMLEGMGYGLRNITANHVVAITKKNTLNAVALSSLLEQTANFEMGDAVGAFERFHLLGLAYQGLNANNLVFDLVKENGKGTVGTVVTSLVERAVDDGVIKVAKTMPSGYNIYEPVDWALWNAYAAAGLMSSVIVNIGASRAAQGVASTLLYYNDILEFETSLPGVDYGRVEGTGVGMSFFSHSIYGGGGPGIFHGNHVVTRHSKGFAVPCTAAAMCMDAGTQMFSPEMTSGMVGTIYSDIEYFKEPLKYIADGAREVKDEI, encoded by the coding sequence ATGCCAACCTATGAAGACAAAATAGACCTATATGGCGCAGATGGAAAGCTTTTAGAGAGCGATGTCCCTCTAGAAGCAGTAAGTCCCATGTTAAACCCCACAATAGAAAATATTGTGCAAACTGTCAAGCGGTCCGTTGCTGTTAACTTAGCCGGTATTGAAAAATCACTGGAAAAAGCAGCTTACGGAGGCAAAGCTAATTTTATTCCTGGTAGAGAATTAAAACTACCTATTGTAGACAATGTCGACACAATTGCAGCAAAAATCGAAAAAATGATCCGTGTTGATGATGAAGATGATTTCAACCTCAAATTCATCAACAAAGGACAGCAGCTTCTGGTACAGTTACCATCTCAGAGAATGAAAATGGCTGGAGATTACACTGTTTCCACCATGGTTACCGGATCAGCAGTTGTACAGGCCATAATCGACACTTTCGATGTGGACAAGTTCGATGCTTCCGCCATAAAAACAGCTGTTTTAGGACAATACCCACAGACAGTTGATTTTTCAGGTGCTAACGTCAGTGCTTTACTCGGTCCACCACAGATGCTGGAAGGTATGGGCTACGGTCTCCGTAACATCACCGCCAACCACGTGGTAGCCATAACCAAGAAAAACACCTTAAACGCAGTAGCACTATCCTCACTCCTAGAACAGACAGCAAACTTTGAAATGGGTGACGCTGTAGGTGCATTCGAAAGATTCCACCTGTTAGGACTAGCATACCAGGGTTTAAACGCCAACAACCTGGTGTTCGATCTGGTTAAAGAAAACGGTAAAGGAACCGTGGGAACTGTTGTAACCTCTCTGGTGGAAAGAGCAGTTGATGACGGAGTCATCAAAGTGGCTAAAACCATGCCATCAGGATACAACATCTACGAACCAGTTGACTGGGCATTATGGAATGCATACGCAGCAGCCGGATTAATGAGTTCCGTTATCGTGAACATCGGTGCTTCCCGAGCAGCTCAGGGAGTTGCATCCACCTTACTGTACTACAATGACATACTTGAATTTGAAACCAGCCTACCCGGTGTGGACTACGGTCGTGTAGAAGGAACCGGTGTGGGAATGAGCTTCTTCTCTCACTCCATTTATGGAGGAGGAGGTCCAGGTATCTTCCACGGAAACCACGTTGTAACCAGGCACAGTAAAGGATTCGCAGTGCCATGTACAGCAGCAGCAATGTGTATGGACGCTGGAACCCAGATGTTCTCCCCAGAAATGACCTCTGGAATGGTGGGAACCATATACAGCGATATCGAATATTTCAAAGAGCCTCTCAAGTACATAGCTGATGGAGCTCGCGAAGTAAAAGATGAGATTTAA
- a CDS encoding pro-sigmaK processing inhibitor BofA family protein, whose protein sequence is MEFVTMVIIGIVLLVVGIFGVTILLKLGKIALSVLVHMVLGWILLFIWNILPFFKIPINILTMLVAGFGGIIGVGVLVLAKALGLY, encoded by the coding sequence ATGGAATTTGTAACCATGGTAATCATCGGAATAGTCCTCCTAGTGGTGGGGATATTCGGGGTTACCATCCTTTTAAAACTGGGAAAAATCGCCCTGAGTGTTCTGGTGCACATGGTACTGGGATGGATACTCCTCTTCATCTGGAACATCCTCCCCTTCTTCAAGATCCCCATAAACATACTCACCATGCTGGTGGCTGGTTTTGGGGGAATAATTGGTGTGGGGGTACTGGTTTTAGCCAAGGCCCTGGGTTTGTATTAA
- the mcrG gene encoding coenzyme-B sulfoethylthiotransferase subunit gamma codes for MSYKPQYTPGETKIAQNRRNHLDPDFEMKKIRSINDEDIVSVLGHRNPGESYKSVHPPLDEMDFDEDMMKDLVEPIPGAKEGGRTRYIQFTDSVYNAPAHPYDRARTYMSRFRGVDTGTLSGRQVIEIRELDLEKISKQLLETEFFDPAKCGLRGATVHGHSLRLDENGLMFDALQRYVYNEETGKVSYVKDQVGRPLDTPVDVGEPLDEEHLKEITTIYRSDNVSMRDDKEALEAVLTIHQTRTDGGFGLGVFKDDLKAKLGDDK; via the coding sequence ATGTCATACAAACCCCAGTACACCCCTGGTGAAACAAAAATAGCTCAAAACCGAAGGAACCACTTGGATCCTGATTTTGAGATGAAAAAAATCAGAAGTATTAATGATGAAGATATTGTCAGTGTTTTAGGTCACAGAAATCCTGGAGAAAGCTACAAATCAGTTCACCCTCCATTAGATGAAATGGATTTCGACGAAGACATGATGAAAGATCTGGTCGAACCTATCCCTGGTGCAAAAGAAGGTGGACGGACCAGATACATCCAGTTTACAGATTCAGTGTACAACGCTCCTGCACACCCCTACGACCGAGCCCGAACTTACATGTCCAGGTTCAGAGGAGTGGACACCGGAACATTATCCGGAAGACAGGTTATTGAAATCCGAGAACTGGATCTGGAAAAAATTTCCAAACAATTATTAGAAACCGAATTCTTTGACCCTGCAAAATGTGGTTTAAGAGGAGCAACAGTACACGGTCACTCCCTAAGGTTAGATGAAAACGGACTGATGTTCGACGCTCTACAGAGATACGTCTACAACGAAGAAACCGGTAAAGTATCCTACGTTAAAGATCAGGTAGGACGACCACTGGACACCCCTGTAGATGTAGGTGAACCACTGGACGAAGAACACCTAAAAGAAATCACCACCATTTACCGCAGCGACAACGTAAGTATGAGAGACGACAAAGAAGCTCTCGAAGCAGTTCTGACAATTCACCAAACCAGAACTGATGGTGGATTTGGATTAGGAGTTTTCAAAGACGATTTAAAAGCAAAATTGGGTGATGACAAATGA
- a CDS encoding DUF4405 domain-containing protein: MKKLYVVLLIVLLTPVAVYAWNDCPYGLLDDPFPGQCPRYLDSNQNQVCDHSESPSSTIQNNSSTTSPATNTSLNSNLISDTLEANSTPTESYNLIPLAVTTLILYLISYLLYLESYLQRKVFYTIWKYVLLASFALAGATGLILVVFINYGIHSSWNLTIDFWHAEFAIIMAVSTFLHLHLYWKHVKRIFKK; the protein is encoded by the coding sequence TTGAAAAAATTGTACGTGGTTCTTTTAATCGTCCTCCTCACTCCCGTGGCAGTATATGCCTGGAATGACTGCCCCTATGGTTTACTGGATGATCCTTTCCCTGGGCAGTGCCCCCGTTACCTGGACAGCAATCAGAACCAGGTATGTGATCATTCTGAATCACCCAGTTCAACCATCCAAAATAACAGTTCAACAACCTCCCCGGCCACCAACACTAGCCTGAACAGTAACCTCATTTCTGATACTCTCGAGGCCAATTCCACTCCCACAGAAAGTTATAACCTGATACCTCTGGCAGTGACCACCCTTATTCTTTATTTAATCAGCTATCTGTTGTACCTGGAAAGTTATTTGCAGCGAAAGGTATTCTACACTATCTGGAAGTACGTACTACTGGCCAGTTTTGCTTTGGCTGGAGCAACTGGACTGATATTGGTGGTATTCATTAACTATGGAATCCATTCTTCCTGGAATCTGACCATTGATTTCTGGCATGCGGAATTCGCAATTATAATGGCCGTTAGCACATTTTTACACCTGCATCTCTACTGGAAACATGTTAAAAGGATTTTTAAAAAGTAA
- the mcrA gene encoding coenzyme-B sulfoethylthiotransferase subunit alpha: MNNEKKLFLKALQNKFDEDPKQNHTNFYCFGGWKQSPRKKEFDEYAKKIEEQRGIPFYNPDIGVPLGQRKLMAYKVSGTDTYVEGDDLHFCNNAAIQQLNDDIKRTIIVGMDTAHSVLEKRLGVEVTPETINEYMETINHALPGGAVVQEHMVEVHPGLVGDCYAKLFTGDDNLADELDSRYLIDINKQFPEEQAKQLKEYIGNKTYQISRVPSLVVRVCDGGTVSRWSAMQIGMSFISAYKLCAGEAAIADFSYAAKHADVISMGSILPARRARGPNEPGGVPFGVMADIIQTSRVSDDPAKTSLEVIAAAATIYDQIWLGSYMSGGVGFTQYATAAYTDDILDDFVYYGMEYVDDKYGICGTKATTEVVHDIASEVTMYGLEQYEYPALMEDHFGGSQRTAVVSAAAGCSVAFATGNSNAGINGWYLSQILHKEAHSRLGFYGYDLQDQCGASNSLSIRSDEGLIHELRGPNYPNYAMNVGHQPEYAGIAQAPHAARGDAFCVNPLIKVAFADDNLEFDFKSPRKSIAKGALREFLPGGERDLIIPAL; this comes from the coding sequence ATGAATAACGAAAAAAAGCTCTTCTTAAAAGCTTTGCAAAATAAATTTGATGAAGACCCCAAACAGAATCACACCAACTTTTACTGTTTCGGTGGCTGGAAACAGTCCCCCCGAAAAAAAGAGTTCGATGAATACGCTAAAAAAATTGAAGAACAGAGAGGAATCCCTTTCTACAACCCAGACATAGGTGTACCACTGGGTCAGCGTAAATTAATGGCTTACAAAGTTTCTGGAACCGACACTTACGTGGAAGGAGATGACCTTCACTTCTGTAACAACGCAGCCATCCAGCAACTCAACGATGACATCAAAAGGACCATCATCGTGGGTATGGACACTGCTCACTCCGTTCTGGAAAAACGTTTAGGTGTGGAAGTTACCCCCGAAACCATCAACGAGTACATGGAAACCATCAACCACGCATTACCTGGTGGTGCCGTGGTTCAGGAACACATGGTAGAAGTTCACCCTGGCCTAGTCGGTGACTGTTACGCCAAACTCTTCACTGGTGACGACAACCTGGCCGATGAACTGGATTCTCGATACTTAATCGACATCAACAAACAGTTCCCAGAAGAACAGGCCAAACAGCTCAAAGAATACATCGGTAACAAAACCTACCAGATCAGCCGGGTTCCTTCCCTGGTTGTACGAGTCTGTGACGGTGGTACTGTATCCCGATGGTCTGCCATGCAGATCGGTATGAGTTTCATCTCTGCCTACAAACTGTGCGCAGGTGAAGCAGCAATTGCTGACTTCTCATACGCAGCAAAACACGCCGACGTTATATCCATGGGAAGCATTCTCCCAGCAAGAAGAGCAAGGGGACCAAACGAACCTGGAGGCGTTCCATTCGGTGTAATGGCTGATATCATACAGACCTCCCGTGTGTCTGATGACCCAGCAAAAACATCCCTGGAAGTTATTGCCGCAGCAGCAACCATCTACGATCAGATCTGGCTCGGTTCATACATGTCCGGTGGAGTAGGTTTCACCCAGTACGCAACCGCAGCTTACACTGACGATATCCTGGATGACTTCGTATACTACGGAATGGAATACGTGGACGACAAATACGGTATCTGTGGAACCAAAGCAACCACTGAAGTGGTTCACGACATAGCCTCAGAAGTAACCATGTACGGACTGGAACAGTACGAATACCCAGCACTCATGGAAGACCACTTCGGTGGATCCCAGAGGACTGCAGTTGTTTCTGCTGCTGCCGGATGTTCCGTTGCCTTTGCAACCGGAAACTCCAACGCAGGAATTAACGGATGGTACTTAAGCCAGATCCTGCACAAAGAAGCACACAGCAGACTCGGTTTCTACGGTTACGACCTGCAGGACCAGTGTGGAGCATCCAACTCTCTCTCCATCAGGAGCGACGAAGGTTTAATCCACGAACTACGTGGTCCTAACTACCCTAACTACGCCATGAACGTGGGTCACCAGCCAGAATACGCTGGTATCGCTCAGGCACCTCACGCAGCTCGAGGAGACGCATTCTGTGTGAACCCTCTCATAAAAGTTGCATTTGCTGATGATAACCTTGAATTCGACTTCAAGAGTCCAAGGAAATCCATCGCTAAAGGTGCTCTACGAGAATTCCTACCTGGCGGAGAACGGGACTTAATCATCCCTGCTTTATAA
- a CDS encoding TetR/AcrR family transcriptional regulator has translation MSIQDRREREKEQRRNDILKAAEKLFLSREYDNVSMNDIAREVELSKATIYLYFENKEELFFAIVLQGTEILNSMIRNAVKKAKTGIDKVSKFRMAYHEFNRDYADYIRIYNYFQSRRFELAYNTPDTSRERSKSLSGGEKSSGTSEYLKKIHGLRGERFSIMCNSVQEGISDGTIRPDVNPAEAAVLLSSISKSMSDIPPDHEKLLEKQGIDREKFVLDVEDLIRHMIMSYHP, from the coding sequence ATGTCTATCCAGGACCGGAGGGAAAGGGAAAAAGAACAAAGGCGAAACGACATCCTTAAAGCAGCGGAAAAATTATTCTTATCCCGGGAATATGACAATGTTTCCATGAATGATATTGCCCGTGAAGTGGAGCTAAGCAAGGCCACCATCTACCTGTACTTTGAAAATAAGGAAGAATTATTTTTTGCCATTGTCCTGCAAGGAACGGAAATTCTAAATTCCATGATCAGGAACGCCGTTAAAAAGGCAAAAACTGGAATTGATAAAGTTTCTAAATTTAGAATGGCTTATCATGAATTTAATCGAGATTACGCTGATTATATCCGCATTTATAATTATTTTCAGTCTAGACGATTTGAATTAGCTTACAATACCCCTGATACATCTCGGGAAAGATCTAAAAGCTTGTCTGGTGGTGAAAAATCATCCGGCACCAGTGAATATCTTAAAAAAATCCATGGATTGCGTGGCGAACGATTCTCCATCATGTGCAATTCTGTACAGGAAGGTATTAGCGATGGGACAATCCGACCCGATGTGAACCCTGCAGAAGCAGCAGTTTTACTATCTTCCATCTCCAAAAGTATGTCTGATATACCCCCGGATCATGAAAAATTACTGGAAAAACAGGGAATTGATCGTGAAAAATTTGTACTGGATGTGGAGGACCTGATCCGCCATATGATAATGAGTTACCATCCTTAG
- a CDS encoding NAD(P)/FAD-dependent oxidoreductase, with translation MLETDILIIGAGPAGSMAAKHAALNGAEVLLIDRKSEIGSPKRCAEGVSKDGLKRLEVTPDPRWIASEINKVRLVSPNGTDVLLDEDKVKLSEVGYVLERKVFDKHLAMDAARAGAQIMVKTLATSMEKEKDGIIVHLEHMGNPMEIKAKIVIGADGPESRVGRWAGLKTGLKPGNMESCAQFEMVGVDMKQPGCLELVFGSVAPGGYAWIFPKGEDIANVGLGVLSTKTDKTAYQHLLEFVDTYPGTQKAQPVELNVGGDPVAGLHKEVVTDYVLITGDAAGMVNPLDGGGIISGMTGGRIAGEIAAKAISDGDYSKKNLKEYQKRCQKEIGDSFKKYLKAKEYLLSLSDEELNSIADAFNESDFDRISPTDLLKVLVKVSPKAMLKLGKLF, from the coding sequence ATGTTGGAAACTGATATTTTAATTATAGGTGCTGGTCCGGCAGGTTCCATGGCTGCCAAACACGCCGCTTTAAACGGAGCAGAGGTGCTCCTCATTGACCGGAAATCAGAAATCGGATCCCCCAAAAGATGTGCTGAGGGGGTATCCAAAGATGGTCTAAAAAGGTTGGAAGTAACACCAGATCCTCGCTGGATAGCCAGTGAAATAAACAAAGTCCGTTTGGTCTCACCCAACGGAACTGACGTGCTCCTGGACGAAGATAAAGTTAAACTATCAGAAGTGGGTTACGTTCTGGAAAGGAAGGTCTTCGATAAACACCTGGCCATGGACGCTGCCCGTGCCGGTGCCCAGATCATGGTTAAGACCCTGGCCACCAGTATGGAAAAGGAAAAAGATGGAATAATCGTCCATTTGGAACATATGGGAAATCCAATGGAAATAAAGGCCAAGATAGTCATCGGTGCCGATGGACCAGAATCCAGGGTCGGTAGATGGGCTGGTCTTAAAACCGGTTTAAAACCCGGAAACATGGAATCCTGTGCCCAGTTTGAAATGGTGGGAGTAGATATGAAACAACCGGGCTGCTTGGAACTGGTATTTGGAAGTGTAGCTCCCGGTGGTTACGCCTGGATATTCCCCAAAGGAGAGGACATAGCCAACGTGGGCCTGGGAGTTCTCAGCACCAAAACCGACAAAACCGCTTACCAACACCTTTTGGAGTTCGTGGATACCTATCCCGGGACCCAGAAGGCCCAGCCTGTGGAACTGAACGTGGGGGGTGACCCGGTGGCTGGACTTCACAAAGAAGTGGTCACCGACTATGTACTTATCACTGGAGACGCTGCCGGAATGGTAAACCCATTGGATGGTGGGGGTATCATCAGTGGAATGACTGGAGGACGCATAGCTGGTGAAATAGCAGCAAAAGCCATTTCAGACGGGGATTACTCTAAAAAGAACCTCAAAGAATACCAGAAACGTTGCCAGAAAGAGATAGGGGATTCATTCAAGAAGTATCTCAAGGCCAAGGAGTACCTCTTAAGCCTCTCTGACGAAGAACTGAACTCCATAGCCGATGCCTTCAATGAGAGTGATTTTGACCGTATAAGCCCCACTGATCTATTGAAAGTCCTGGTTAAGGTGTCTCCCAAGGCCATGCTAAAGTTAGGTAAATTATTCTAA
- a CDS encoding TetR/AcrR family transcriptional regulator, which yields MSIKEIKKREKEQRRDYILDNAEKLFFSRDYDDVSMNQIAQEVGLNKATLYLYFNNKESIYFAIVLRGVRIFKEILKNRVELGKTGIGKLEEAGRAYFEFYQDHPDYHDAYLYFKSKRFKDSADEYALQIEALTGDLMIIICNSIQEGIKDGTIRNDVKPIEVAVFVAVTAERIVGLGPTTLKVLESQGISHEQFIEDSMDLWKHMVMETTRN from the coding sequence TTGTCAATCAAAGAAATCAAAAAACGTGAAAAAGAACAAAGACGTGACTACATCCTGGATAATGCGGAAAAACTATTTTTTTCCCGGGATTACGATGATGTCTCCATGAACCAGATTGCCCAGGAAGTGGGACTTAACAAAGCCACACTTTACCTGTACTTCAACAACAAGGAATCTATTTATTTTGCCATTGTCCTTAGGGGCGTTCGAATTTTCAAGGAAATACTCAAAAACAGGGTTGAACTGGGTAAAACAGGAATAGGCAAACTTGAAGAAGCGGGCCGTGCCTATTTCGAGTTTTACCAGGACCATCCTGATTACCATGATGCTTACCTTTATTTTAAATCTAAAAGGTTCAAGGACAGTGCCGATGAATACGCCCTTCAAATAGAAGCTTTAACTGGAGACCTGATGATCATCATCTGTAACTCCATCCAGGAAGGTATTAAAGATGGCACCATCCGTAACGATGTTAAACCCATAGAAGTAGCTGTTTTTGTGGCGGTAACTGCCGAAAGGATTGTGGGTTTAGGTCCCACCACTTTAAAAGTTCTGGAAAGTCAGGGAATCAGTCATGAACAGTTCATTGAAGACTCCATGGACCTGTGGAAACATATGGTTATGGAGACCACCAGAAATTAA
- the mcrD gene encoding methyl-coenzyme M reductase operon protein D: MEPIKATDVRIFPHRRLKPETTEKILNELLDLEGVLRFLVNGESLPKIVGYGPARGTSVNHPDRKIITVKGKEVELLVSVGDIIVTIRQENLEEFVEKTKSILEETLNFGFDVRVGIFTRTQTTVSDNLKVAYGIEEDFDPSLIGLVDPKTNSKETVKLIGD, encoded by the coding sequence ATGGAACCAATAAAGGCCACTGATGTGAGAATATTTCCTCACCGACGCCTGAAGCCAGAAACCACTGAGAAAATTCTCAATGAGTTACTGGACCTGGAGGGAGTCTTACGATTCCTGGTGAACGGAGAATCCCTACCCAAAATTGTAGGATATGGTCCTGCACGGGGAACCAGTGTTAACCATCCTGATAGAAAGATCATTACTGTCAAAGGAAAAGAAGTTGAACTTTTAGTTTCTGTTGGAGACATAATAGTCACTATCAGACAGGAAAATCTGGAAGAATTCGTTGAAAAAACAAAATCTATTCTCGAAGAAACCTTAAATTTCGGTTTTGATGTAAGAGTAGGTATTTTTACCAGAACACAGACTACTGTATCAGATAATTTGAAAGTAGCCTATGGTATCGAAGAAGATTTCGATCCCAGCCTGATAGGACTGGTAGATCCTAAGACCAACTCCAAAGAAACTGTGAAGTTAATAGGTGATTGA